One region of Wyeomyia smithii strain HCP4-BCI-WySm-NY-G18 chromosome 3, ASM2978416v1, whole genome shotgun sequence genomic DNA includes:
- the LOC129729365 gene encoding 60S ribosomal protein L7: MPAKAKTVPAEKAPATKKEKAPATKKVKAPAAKKEKAPSAKKEKAPSAKKEKVVKTKKLPAVPESKLKATRAKVIGRPGTLRRRRQLHAVKLLRRRQNLLRAAKYTKKYLKMEREVVEKAKEAKKAGNIYIPAEPKVAFVVRIRGINKVAPKVRKVLQLFRLRQINNATFIKLNKATKNMLRIAEPYITYGYPSLKSIRCLIYKRGFVKHRHSRIPITDNFVIERKLRAGYKLQCVEDMVYQIYTAGSLFRKVNNFLWPFKLNTPTGGWRKKNNHYVEGGDFGNREDKINELIKRMI; the protein is encoded by the exons ATGCCTGCTAAGGCAAAGACTGTTCCGGCAGAGAAGGCGCCAGCCACCAAGAAGGAGAAGGCGCCGGCCACCAAGAAGGTGAAGGCGCCGGCTGCCAAGAAGGAGAAGGCGCCGTCCGCCAAGAAGGAGAAGGCGCCGTCCGCAAAGAAGGAGAAGGTGGTTAAAACAAAGAAACTGCCTGCGGTCCCTGAGTCGAAGCTAAAGGCAACTAGAGCTAAGGTGATTGGTCGCCCGGGAACTTTGCGGCGGCGTCGGCAGCTGCACGCTGTTAAGCTGCTTCGTCGGCGTCAAAACCTGCTGAGGGCGGCCAAGTACACTAAAAAGTATCTGAAGATGGAACGTGAGGTCGTGGAGAAAGCGAAGGAGGCCAAGAAAGCCGGCAATATTTATATTCCGGCTGAACCGAAGGTTGCCTTCGTTGTGCGAATCCGCGG TATAAACAAAGTTGCTCCGAAGGTACGAAAGGTGCTCCAGCTGTTCCGTCTGCGTCAGATCAATAACGCTACATTCATTAAGCTGAACAAAGCGACGAAGAACATGTTGCGTATTGCTGAGCCGTACATTACCTACGGGTATCCCTCGCTGAAGTCGATTCGTTGTTTGATCTATAAACGTGGATTTGTTAAG CACCGACACAGCCGCATTCCCATCACTGACAACTTTGTGATTGAGCGCAAATTGCGTGCCGGTTACAAGCTGCAGTGCGTCGAGGACATGGTGTACCAGATCTACACGGCCGGGTCACTGTTCCGCAAGGTTAACAACTTCCTGTGGCCGTTCAAACTAAACACCCCAACTGGAGGCTGGCGCAAGAAAAACAACCACTACGTTGAGGGTGGCGACTTTGGTAACCGCGAGGATAAGATCAATGAACTTATCAAACGTATGATTTAA
- the LOC129729864 gene encoding DNA topoisomerase 2: protein MSDIRAAFAAQQNGAGKAPVTQSPKIGGKSIEKIYQKKSQLEHILLRPDTYIGSVEQLKETMWVYDTEANKMVQREITFVPGLYKIFDEILVNAADNKQRDAKMSAIKIEINQETNTISIWNNGQGIPVVMHKEEKMYVPTMIFGHLLTSSNYNDEEEKVTGGRNGYGAKLCNIFSTKFTVETATRQYKKCFKQTWGDNMSKATEPKIKDDYTGDDYTKITFSPDLKKFKMEKLDDDIVGLLSRRAFDVAASTRGVSVFLNGKKLPVKSFKDYIDLYLKDQQDDIGGSVKVCYENVNERWEVAVTLSDRGFQQVSFVNSIATTKGGRHVDYVTDMIVKQLIEVLKKKNKGGVSIKPFQVKNHMWVFINCLIVNPTFDSQTKENMTLQSKSFGSKCVLPEKFINSIAKSGIVESVLQWAKFKAQTELSKTSGSKKSKIKGVPKLEDANDAGTKNSLNCTLILTEGDSAKTLAVSGLGVVGRDTYGVFPLRGKLLNVREATHKQILENAEINNLIKIIGLQYKKKYLTIDDLKTLRYGKVMIMTDQDQDGSHIKGLLINFIHTNWPELLRLPFLEEFITPIVKATKKNGEELSFFSLPEFEEWKSETANAHTYNIKYYKGLGTSTSKEAKEYFQNMERHRILFKYDNSTDDDAITMAFAKKCIDQRKEWLTGHMEENRHRKQVGLPERYLYTKTTRAISYKEFINLELVLFSNSDNVRSIPCMVDGLKPGQRKVMFTCFKRNDKREVKVAQLAGSVAEQSAYHHGEQSLCGTIVNLAQNFVGSNNINLLYPGGQFGTRLCGGKDSASPRYIFTMMSPLTRLIFHPLDDPLLEAQYEDNQKIEPTWYLPIIPMVLVNGSEGIGTGWSTKIPNHNPRDLIANVRRVLNGDEPKIVHPWYKNFRGTIEAVGHQRYLTVGNVALLDNQKIEISELPIGTWTQTYKENILEPLLHGSDKQKAVITDYKEYNTDTTVRFVISFLPGEYDKLYAEEGGFHRVFKLTSSIATSSMHAFDDKNYLKRYEHANDIFNEYYKLRLEYYGKRKAYLEGMLQAEADRLTDQARFIVEKCDRTLVVENKKRKVMIDELIKRGYRPDPVKEWKRNVAKEEEEEVEEPEQEEEEVVKPGKPKKLVDPEKAFQKLTDVKKFDYLLGMSMWMLTDERKNELLKQRDHKLSELAALKNKTKEILWLDDLDALSKKLDEVEEKERLDAINTEKKLKSGGTAKAGGRGGVKSFGKKSAIDDTKPSEIGEEIKFKLTDDLIKKYEKAAALSTGATRVKKEKKEPGEGGVEDEFDALVEGKKPKVKREPKAPKEPKVKKEKKEKDGLKQAKLNFAGKGAGRGRKKKVADSDEEDIDLSDVSDDFGASVNVPTREKTERRAASKKINYSFNDEDEDDNFDKSDDEMFDNNPEKRHGDDGPATTGTLEDESFFEADQEVVDLDSEDSPVKAKKPAAKRKLGPKSDTAKAPATKRGRKKDSTGSSDEDKPKKKPKKKAPVESDESEPNYDDSDSDFA from the exons ATGAGTGATATAAGG GCAGCTTTTGCTGCTCAACAGAATGGCGCCGGGAAAGCCCCCGTCACTCAGAGCCCCAAAATTGGAGGAAAATCCATCGAGAAGATCTACCAGAAGAAATCGCAACTGGAGCATATTCTGCTACGTCCGGACACTTACATTGGTTCAGTGGAGCAGTTGAAGGAAACAATGTGGGTGTATGATACAGAGGCGAATAAGATGGTCCAACGAGAAATCACTTTCGTCCCGGGTCTGTACAAGATTTTTGACGAAATCCTGGTTAATGCGGCAGACAACAAGCAACGGGATGCGAAAATGAGTGCGATCAAGATTGAAATCAACCAAGAGACCAACACAATCTCGATCTGGAACAATGGTCAGGGTATTCCAGTGGTGATGCACAAGGAGGAAAAGATGTATGTACCGACCATGATATTTGGACATCTTCTGACTTCCTCTAATTACAACGATGAAGAGGAAAAAGTTACCGGTGGTAGAAACGGCTACGGAGCTAAATTGTGTAACATCTTCAGTACTAAGTTCACGGTAGAAACTGCCACCCGGCAGtacaaaaaatgctttaagcAAACCTGGGGAGACAACATGAGCAAGGCTACCGAGCCAAAGATAAAGGACGATTATACTGGAGATGATTACACCAAGATTACGTTTAGTCCGGATTTGAAGAAGTTCAAAATGGAGAAACTAGATGATGATATTGTTGGGTTGCTCTCACGTCGTGCATTTGATGTGGCAGCATCAACGCGTGGTGTCAGTGTTTTCTTAAACGGAAAGAAACTTCCGGTGAAGTCCTTCAAGGACTATATCGATTTGTACCTCAAGGATCAACAGGATGATATCGGTGGATCAGTGAAGGTTTGCTACGAAAATGTGAATGAACGTTGGGAAGTTGCAGTTACTCTATCCGATAGAGGTTTCCAGCAGGTTTCGTTCGTGAATTCGATCGCTACAACTAAGGGTGGTCGCCACGTGGATTATGTCACTGATATGATTGTCAAGCAGCTGATTGAGGTGCTGAAGAAAAAGAATAAGGGAGGTGTTAGCATCAAACCTTTCCAAGTAAAGAACCATATGTGGGTTTTCATTAATTGTTTGATTGTCAACCCGACGTTTGATTCGCAAACAAAGGAAAACATGACCTTGCAAAGTAAGAGTTTCGGATCCAAGTGCGTTCTGCCGGAAAAGTTTATCAATTCAATTGCAAAGAGTGGAATCGTTGAATCCGTCCTGCAATGGGCAAAGTTCAAGGCACAAACGGAATTGAGCAAAACTTCTGGTTCGAAGAAATCCAAAATTAAGGGTGTTCCTAAGCTCGAAGATGCTAACGACGCTGGTACGAAAAATTCACTTAATTGTACACTTATCCTCACTGAGGGAGATTCAGCCAAAACATTGGCGGTTTCGGGTTTGGGAGTAGTCGGTCGTGACACCTATGGGGTATTTCCGCTTCGTGGTAAACTGCTGAACGTACGTGAAGCGACCCATAAACAAATTTTAGAGAATGCTGAAATTAACAATCTCATCAAGATTATTGGCTTGCAGTACAAGAAAAAGTATCTTACGATTGACGATTTGAAGACCCTGCGTTACGGCAAGGTTATGATTATGACCGATCAAGATCAGGACGGGTCCCACATTAAGGGTCTTTTAATCAATTTTATCCATACTAATTGGCCGGAGTTGTTGAGACTACCCTTCCTTGAGGAGTTCATTACGCCGATTGTAAAAGCCACGAAGAAAAATGGGGAAGAATTGTCATTCTTCTCGTTACCGGAATTTGAAGAATGGAAATCTGAAACGGCCAATGCTCATACTTATAATATCAAATACTATAAGGGTTTGGGTACGTCAACTTCTAAGGAGGCGaaagaatattttcaaaatatggaACGCCATCGGATTCTGTTCAAGTATGATAACAGCACAGATGACGATGCAATTACAATGGCATTCGCTAAAAAGTGCATTGACCAGCGTAAGGAATGGCTTACAGGCCATATGGAGGAGAATCGTCACCGTAAGCAAGTTGGTCTCCCAGAACGCTATCTGTACACTAAAACTACACGAGCTATCAGTTACAAGGAGTTCATCAACCTGGAGTTGGTACTATTCTCCAATTCGGATAACGTTCGATCAATTCCGTGCATGGTGGATGGATTGAAGCCCGGTCAGCGTAAAGTTATGTTCACCTGCTTCAAACGTAACGACAAACGTGAGGTCAAGGTTGCGCAGTTAGCTGGATCTGTTGCAGAACAATCCGCTTACCATCATGGTGAACAGTCGCTGTGTGGAACGATTGTAAATTTGGCACAAAACTTCGTCGGCAGCAACAATATCAATCTCCTATACCCAGGCGGTCAATTTGGTACTCGTCTGTGTGGTGGCAAGGACAGTGCTAGTCCACGTTACATTTTCACAATGATGTCTCCATTAACACGACTTATTTTCCATCCGCTGGACGATCCATTGCTTGAGGCGCAGTACGAAGATAATCAGAAAATTGAACCTACCTGGTATCTACCGATTATTCCTATGGTGTTAGTCAATGGAAGTGAAG GTATTGGTACTGGTTGGTCAACCAAAATTCCTAACCACAATCCGCGCGACTTGATCGCCAATGTGCGTCGTGTGCTCAACGGAGATGAGCCAAAAATTGTACACCCATGGTACAAAAACTTCCGTGGAACCATCGAGGCTGTCGGTCATCAGCGGTATCTTACTGTTGGTAACGTGGCTCTGCTAGACAATCAAAAGATTGAAATATCTGAATTGCCCATCGGTACCTGGACCCAGACGTACAAAGAAAATATACTGGAACCTCTACTGCACGGTTCAGACAAGCAGAAGGCAGTTATCACTGACTACAAGGAATACAACACGGATACAACAGTTCGGTTTGTGATTTCTTTCTTGCCAGGAGAATACGACAAGCTGTACGCGGAGGAAGGTGGGTTCCATAGAGTTTTCAAACTGACCTCTTCCATTGCAACATCCAGTATGCACGCATTTGATGATAAAAACTACTTGAAACGGTATGAACATGCCAACGATATTTTCAACGAATATTATAAACTTCGACTTGAATACTACGGTAAGCGTAAGGCGTATCTGGAAGGAATGTTGCAAGCCGAAGCTGACCGATTAACGGACCAGGCTCGTTTCATTGTGGAGAAATGTGACCGAACATTAGTTGTCGAAAATAAGAAACGTAAGGTGATGATAGATGAACTGATCAAGCGCGGTTATAGACCAGATCCCGTCAAAGAATGGAAGCGCAATGTCGCAAAAGAGGAGGAAGAAGAAGTAGAGGAGCCtgaacaagaagaagaagaggtCGTGAAACCCGGAAAGCCTAAGAAGCTCGTTGATCCGGAAAAAGCCTTCCAGAAGCTAACAGATGTGAAGAAGTTCGACTATCTACTTGGAATGTCTATGTGGATGTTGACCGACGAAAGAAAGAACGAACTACTGAAGCAGCGAGACCACAAACTGTCCGAGTTAGCTGcgctgaaaaacaaaactaaggaGATTTTATGGCTGGATGATTTGGACGCACTTTCAAAGAAGCTGGACGAGGTGGAAGAAAAGGAAAGGTTAGATGCTATCAACACGGAGAAGAAATTGAAGAGTGGCGGAACGGCTAAAGCAGGTGGTCGCGGCGGAGTTAAGTCTTTCGGAAAGAAATCGGCAATCGATGACACGAAACCTAGTGAAATTGGCGAGGAAATCAAGTTCAAACTTACGGATGACCTTATCAAGAAATACGAAAAAGCCGCTGCTCTTAGTACCGGAGCGACAAgagtgaaaaaagagaaaaaagaaccGGGCGAGGGTGGAGTTGAAGATGAGTTTGATGCGCTAGTTGAGGGCAAAAAACCAAAAGTAAAGAGAGAACCAAAAGCACCCAAAGAACCAAAGgttaaaaaagaaaagaaagaaaaagatggATTGAAACAAGCGAAACTAAACTTCGCTGGAAAGGGAGCCGGTAGAGGAAGA AAGAAGAAGGTCGCAGATTCTGATGAAGAAGATATAGATCTTTCTGACGTCAGTGACGACTTTGGAGCATCGGTGAACGTTCCAACTCGTGAAAAAACTGAAAGGCGAGCAGCTTCAAAG AAAATAAACTACTCGTTCAATGATGAAGACGAGGATGACAACTTTGATAAGTCGGACGACGAAATGTTCGATAACAATCCAGAAAAACGACACGGTGATGACGGTCCGGCCACTACTGGTACATTAGAAGATGAAAGTTTCTTCGAGGCGGACCAAGAGGTAGTTGATTTGGACAGCGAAGATTCCCCGGTGAAAGCCAAAAAGCCTGCCGCCAAGCGAAAATTGGGTCCCAAGAGTGACACTGCTAAAGCGCCAGCTACTAAACGTGGTCGTAAAAAAGACAGCACAGGTAGCAGCGACGAAGATAAGCCCAAAAAG AAACCTAAAAAGAAGGCTCCCGTTGAATCAGATGAAAGTGAACCCAACTACGATGATTCCGATTCCGATTTTGCGTAA
- the LOC129729631 gene encoding GATA zinc finger domain-containing protein 10, which translates to MERSIGRQGPMMSPGMSRRPGGMLPRDSYQTHSYHQQQQQQQQTSPHQHHQQQQQQQPSQQLVQQSPSQFQHSQHDELIRYINEAWNSIMQDKSQTPPVFYKGVPEPRLASFTPFDLEAWWGRRLVHKINISTHGHQ; encoded by the exons atggaacgaAGCATTGG ACGGCAAGGACCGATGATGTCCCCGGGAATGTCGAGGCGACCCGGTGGAATGCTTCCTCGGGATAGTTATCAAACACATTCGTATcatcagcaacagcagcagcagcagcaaactAGCCCACATCAACAtcaccaacagcagcagcagcagcagccatcACAACAGCTAGTGCAGCAATCACCAAGTCAATTCCAGCATTCTCAGCACGACGAGCTGATACGATACATCAACGAGGCATGGAATAGC ATTATGCAAGACAAAAGTCAAACCCCGCCAGTATTCTACAAGGGTGTACCTGAGCCACGGTTGGCCAGTTTCACCCCGTTCGATCTGGAAGCATGGTGGGGCCGACGGTTGGTACACAAGATCAACATCTCCACCCACGGTCATCAGTGA